A part of Halobacillus shinanisalinarum genomic DNA contains:
- a CDS encoding pLS20_p028 family conjugation system transmembrane protein: MSDEELLEKLLQFSEVLHTNNIFSSGLRIMGWGIILFLKMIVDSLEGMVDSVLTLTDFFRSEAVQSFLETIQPVLYILLAFSLAMIGFRLIFNKEKNRAEIPMNIFISIMTISLLTFGMAQVDEFTGHAIDVAQVEQESFTISDRVMMDYITDIAVYDETGWKTPDVENRHHVSPNNIDKISINETITREFEKANGEQLSEQGKKIVMNKVGLESNGEEGIVELGKSSLFDFLPEHYYRWDVEWFTAIVTLGVMAFTMVLISIKVAKLCFELGFNHIVALIMAYADISTGQRLKAIIKNIGSIFASLIMIFLSLRVYMYYTTFIGENLEGMAYLIALVAGSLAVIDGPNIVQKLFGIDAGLKNAWHVAMGGYLASKTVGPPAKKAVGAVASGGTSAVMNTGAGAAGAIAGMAGGKGKGSPQNAQKPSSTQRNTDKETGGKQDQQSGIMKPIKDSEESIQTAQHASTQVQQPGGASSVHEEMREEKRKEQSPNVSPKPHLHEEMKQSNRQVAASMEAKEPTAHSSTTVPFDQKGQEAQQVTQGDQSKAPTSTDDIPLPNQYRTEQRTMGQYMKDQLRDRFNNHHKVQGAKRTYNLSRNTTEKWRRNIQKRERGS; this comes from the coding sequence ATGTCGGATGAAGAACTATTAGAGAAACTCCTCCAATTTTCAGAAGTCCTCCATACCAACAACATTTTTAGTTCTGGGCTCCGAATCATGGGGTGGGGGATCATCCTTTTCCTGAAAATGATTGTAGATAGCCTTGAAGGTATGGTGGACAGTGTCCTCACATTGACAGATTTCTTTCGTAGTGAAGCTGTACAATCTTTTCTAGAAACGATTCAACCGGTTCTCTATATTTTGTTAGCCTTTTCGCTTGCTATGATTGGGTTTCGGTTGATTTTCAATAAAGAGAAAAATCGGGCAGAAATCCCGATGAATATTTTTATCTCGATCATGACGATATCCCTTTTAACATTTGGGATGGCGCAAGTCGATGAATTTACTGGACATGCGATCGATGTTGCTCAGGTTGAGCAAGAATCCTTTACGATTTCGGACCGCGTGATGATGGACTACATTACAGACATTGCAGTCTATGATGAAACGGGGTGGAAAACGCCAGATGTGGAAAACCGACATCACGTCAGCCCAAATAACATAGACAAAATTTCTATTAATGAGACGATAACAAGGGAATTTGAAAAAGCAAATGGTGAACAATTATCGGAACAAGGGAAAAAAATAGTTATGAATAAAGTTGGTTTGGAATCGAACGGCGAAGAAGGGATAGTTGAATTAGGTAAGAGCAGTCTATTTGACTTTCTCCCCGAACATTATTATCGCTGGGATGTAGAATGGTTTACCGCGATAGTGACGCTCGGGGTCATGGCCTTTACGATGGTCTTGATTTCGATTAAGGTTGCGAAATTATGTTTCGAACTTGGATTTAATCATATTGTGGCGCTTATTATGGCTTATGCTGATATTTCTACCGGTCAGCGATTGAAGGCGATTATTAAAAACATTGGCAGCATTTTTGCCTCGCTTATTATGATCTTCTTGAGTTTGCGTGTGTATATGTATTACACGACCTTTATCGGTGAGAACTTAGAAGGTATGGCTTATCTGATTGCTCTTGTGGCCGGTAGTTTAGCTGTGATCGATGGACCAAACATCGTCCAAAAACTCTTTGGCATCGATGCTGGACTTAAAAATGCTTGGCATGTAGCTATGGGTGGTTACTTGGCTTCTAAAACGGTTGGTCCGCCAGCGAAGAAAGCTGTCGGGGCAGTGGCTAGTGGAGGAACAAGTGCGGTGATGAATACGGGGGCTGGGGCAGCTGGAGCCATTGCAGGTATGGCTGGCGGTAAAGGTAAAGGCTCCCCTCAGAATGCGCAAAAGCCTAGCTCGACTCAAAGGAATACAGACAAAGAAACTGGTGGCAAACAAGATCAACAGTCTGGAATCATGAAGCCTATTAAAGATTCGGAGGAATCCATTCAGACCGCACAACATGCAAGTACCCAGGTGCAACAACCAGGGGGAGCTTCTTCCGTTCATGAAGAAATGCGCGAAGAAAAGAGAAAAGAACAATCACCGAATGTTAGCCCGAAACCTCATTTACATGAGGAAATGAAACAAAGTAATCGACAAGTAGCTGCTTCCATGGAGGCTAAGGAGCCGACAGCCCACAGCTCGACTACTGTTCCGTTCGATCAAAAGGGGCAAGAAGCCCAACAAGTAACACAGGGAGACCAATCGAAAGCCCCAACTAGTACTGATGATATTCCCCTGCCAAATCAGTACCGAACCGAACAGCGCACGATGGGGCAATATATGAAAGATCAGCTCAGGGATCGATTTAACAACCATCACAAGGTTCAGGGGGCGAAACGCACCTATAACCTATCGCGCAATACAACAGAAAAATGGAGACGTAACATTCAAAAACGCGAACGAGGCTCTTAA
- a CDS encoding VirB4 family type IV secretion system protein, whose translation MFRFLQSKTDQEQTMSKGYNPYLLAHIQPQGGINFQESYIRKGDGYEAGVHVYAFPKNVSDFWLEPIFNMENVITTMDIVSDDRYKIRDGLNKGMAEQSSRIINEKDNAGIIEAQNNYDDLRELYNQVSEQGEIVKRVHLRHYVSAPTKVELEDKVKAVLSILQDENFRGSIFLNEQEYEWKALLSSYDDQSTYRNKREGQPIPALGLAGGFPFHFTSLHDPYGTFYGTTLTGGNVVFDLFHRDNQRKSYNGVMVGAMGAGKSTTLKKIMLDNAIKGYKVRTFDVTGEFAELTEALGGKQIALDGSDGVINPLQVYRTAEDETTSFTQHLSKLTTFYKFLAPEANDSELKEYENLLRQLYETTGLWNEDGSSNITQRPVHLYPIFSDFLAFIEDQLYEDISEGKQWEQVSPERKRRLESIELNIRNLVETYAHLFNGTSTVEHFNEQQVVTFTLRGLSQMRAEVFQAQLFNVLNLLWDSMLTNGAPQFEAYNRGELAFEDAVRYLILMDEAHHIINTKKKSESALEFLTKFSREARKYFGSLLYASHTIRDFVPEGSDQSMVEEIKKLFELTQYKIIMQQDSNNLDMMQQIFAGQLSQSELHDIPYLQTGDTMLSIRAVENIRFNVEVSDEELALFGGGA comes from the coding sequence ATGTTTAGATTTTTGCAATCTAAAACAGACCAAGAACAAACAATGTCTAAGGGTTACAATCCGTACCTACTAGCCCATATCCAACCTCAAGGAGGGATCAACTTCCAGGAGTCTTATATTCGAAAGGGGGATGGCTATGAGGCAGGTGTTCATGTATATGCCTTTCCCAAAAATGTATCGGACTTCTGGCTAGAGCCGATCTTCAATATGGAGAATGTGATTACAACTATGGATATTGTGTCGGACGACCGATACAAAATTCGCGATGGGTTAAATAAAGGGATGGCTGAACAAAGCTCACGAATCATCAATGAAAAGGACAATGCTGGTATCATCGAGGCCCAAAACAATTACGACGATTTACGAGAACTCTACAATCAGGTGTCAGAACAAGGGGAAATTGTAAAGCGTGTGCATCTCCGCCATTACGTAAGTGCCCCAACAAAGGTTGAATTAGAGGATAAAGTGAAGGCCGTTCTATCAATCTTGCAAGATGAGAATTTTCGGGGATCCATTTTCTTAAATGAACAAGAGTACGAATGGAAAGCTCTTCTTTCAAGTTATGACGACCAGTCCACGTATCGTAACAAACGGGAAGGTCAACCTATCCCAGCGTTAGGATTAGCTGGTGGTTTTCCTTTTCACTTTACGAGTTTACATGACCCTTACGGAACGTTTTATGGAACAACATTGACCGGTGGTAACGTCGTATTTGATTTGTTTCACCGTGATAACCAGCGCAAAAGTTATAACGGTGTCATGGTAGGGGCCATGGGTGCTGGGAAGTCAACTACACTCAAGAAAATCATGCTGGATAATGCCATTAAAGGATATAAAGTAAGAACCTTCGACGTGACCGGCGAATTTGCGGAACTAACGGAAGCTTTGGGAGGAAAACAAATTGCCTTAGACGGGTCGGATGGAGTGATTAATCCATTACAGGTATATCGTACGGCTGAAGATGAAACGACATCATTTACACAGCACTTATCCAAACTGACGACGTTCTATAAGTTTTTGGCCCCGGAAGCCAATGATAGTGAACTAAAAGAGTATGAGAATCTATTAAGGCAACTCTATGAAACTACTGGACTTTGGAACGAGGATGGGAGTTCAAACATCACACAGCGACCGGTCCATCTTTATCCGATCTTTTCTGATTTCCTTGCTTTTATTGAAGATCAATTATATGAGGACATTAGCGAAGGGAAGCAATGGGAACAGGTGAGTCCAGAACGAAAAAGACGTCTCGAAAGCATTGAGTTAAATATCCGTAATCTTGTCGAAACGTACGCTCACTTGTTCAATGGTACCTCTACCGTTGAACATTTTAATGAACAACAAGTCGTTACCTTCACGCTACGCGGTTTATCACAAATGCGTGCGGAGGTCTTTCAGGCTCAATTGTTTAACGTGTTGAATCTCCTTTGGGATTCGATGCTTACGAATGGCGCCCCTCAGTTTGAGGCATACAACCGGGGGGAGCTGGCCTTTGAAGATGCAGTTCGTTATTTGATTTTAATGGACGAAGCACATCACATCATTAATACGAAAAAGAAAAGTGAAAGTGCTCTTGAATTTCTCACGAAATTTAGCCGTGAGGCGAGAAAATATTTTGGCAGTTTGTTGTATGCGAGTCACACGATTCGCGACTTTGTGCCGGAGGGATCTGATCAAAGCATGGTAGAAGAGATTAAGAAGCTCTTCGAACTAACACAATACAAAATTATTATGCAGCAGGATAGCAATAACTTGGATATGATGCAGCAAATCTTCGCCGGCCAATTAAGCCAGAGTGAGTTGCATGATATTCCGTATTTGCAGACAGGAGATACGATGCTGAGTATCCGAGCCGTTGAAAATATTCGCTTTAACGTAGAGGTATCGGATGAGGAGCTCGCTTTATTCGGAGGAGGTGCTTAA
- a CDS encoding DUF5592 family protein produces MHYKIPSEIGSELKINRLFYLTDLLVVLILGGVGFTLRYVVHPSFIWYYATFWIILMMTWLVRPKSNPKMRMVKALGLAVFRDRITYCSMDTEEKEKGES; encoded by the coding sequence TTGCATTATAAAATTCCTTCTGAAATCGGAAGCGAACTAAAAATCAACCGTCTGTTTTACCTGACGGACTTACTTGTCGTGTTAATTCTTGGAGGTGTCGGCTTTACCTTGCGTTATGTCGTGCATCCCTCTTTCATTTGGTATTACGCGACCTTTTGGATCATCTTGATGATGACCTGGCTTGTCCGGCCCAAATCAAACCCGAAAATGCGTATGGTGAAAGCCTTGGGATTAGCTGTGTTTCGGGATCGTATCACCTATTGTTCTATGGATACAGAAGAAAAAGAGAAAGGGGAGTCCTAA